DNA sequence from the Antennarius striatus isolate MH-2024 chromosome 3, ASM4005453v1, whole genome shotgun sequence genome:
agcgctgctgcctcacatcacggcggacccgggttcgagtcccgctctgtgcggagttctcatgttctccccatgtctgcgtgggttctctccgggttctccggcttcctcccccctccaaaagcatgcgctccaggttgattggccggtcccaaattgaccataggagtgagtgtgtgtgtgagtggttgtttgtttctgtgtggctccgcggtacactggcgtcgtgcccggagtgtcccccgcctctcgccttgagactgccaggataggcgctggctaccccgcgacctgcgttagcggattaagcgggttggaagatgaatgaatgaatgaatcgtTCCAGGCTAATGCTACTGGCTAATGCTGCTACTATGGTGACGCCACTACCGCAGGATGTCTCATCGGTTAACAGATcagttattgttattgttatataTTAACGGTAACTCGCGCTtcgtgagaacacacacacacacacacacacacacacacacacacacacacacacacacacacgtgcacatcGAATGGAACTGTCGCTAGGCACGTGCCTTCATCATAGTAGGGTCACACTGTGGCTTCTGGTTTGTCCCCTCCCCGCGTCACACGTCCCTTCTTGATGACGTAGGGGTGCGTCACCGTGTTTTGAGTTCCCGCGGGTCCCGGAAGAAGCGGCGGAATGATGGACACCGGCGCCGGTCTGATGCTCCTGTACGAGGACGAGTCGGTGGACGTCCGGTACGGTACCGGAGCCCGGTTGCAGCTGTCGCCCTGCGGCTCCGAGTTCCTGCTGGAGGCACCGACGGGCCCCCCCGGACACCCGCGGGAGAGGGTCAGGCAGCGGACCCGGTTCACCGTCAGCGCCTACAAGGTACCGGCAGGGGGGTCCGACCGGTCCGTCACCGCGGAGCCGCCTGGAGGAacaggggtcacacacacacacacacacacacacacacacacacacacacagacacacacacacacacacagacacacacacacacacacagacacaggacacacacacacagacacacacacacacacacacacacacacacacacacacacacacacacagacacacacacacacacacacacagacacaggacacacacacacagacacacacacacacacacacacacacacacacacaggtcacacacacacacaggtcacacacacacatacacatacacacacacacacagtcacacacacacacacacacacacacacacacacacacacacacacacagtcacacacacacagtcacacacacacacacacacacacagtcacacacacacacagtcacacacacacagtcacacacacacacacacacatacatacacacacacaggacacacacacacacatacatacacacaggtcacacacacacacacacacacacacacacaggtcacacacacacacacacacatacacacacacacacacacacacacacacacaggtcagacacacacaggacacacacacacacacacacaggtcacacacacacacacacacacacacacacacacacacacacacacacacacacacacacacaggtcacacacacacacacacacacacatacacacgggacacacacacacacacacaggtcacacacacacacacacacacacacacacaggtcacacacacacacacacggtgttttAAAAACCTCCCTGTTTATCCTGGAAAAGACTGGGGGTGTGCCCTGGAcacgtgtgggcggggcttcagggCCCCCCAGGTGTCCTCAGGTTCTGGTCTCTCCACAGGACCAGGTTCTGTCTGCGCTGGCCTTCAGGAACCGACACGCTGCCCGACCGTACCTGCCAGAGGAGCTGGTCCCCCCCCACCAGAACCAGGTCTGACCAGTCCCTCCcccatcagccccccccccccatcaggtgtGGCAGTGAGTCCAGCTTGTCTTCCTCCTGCAGCCGTCCCTCTGCTTGGACCCGGAGGTCGTGTGGCCGGGGGGGTGGTCCTGTGACGCCCAGACGGGACCCGGGGGGGAGACCACCGTCAAGGCGGAGGGGGGGCGGGCGGAGCTGACGCTATCGCCCTCAGGGGAGGAGTTCTCCGTCAGGTTCACCTGTGGCCTCAGCCGTCAACAGGTGGGGGTCTCCATCAGGCCACCGGGGGGGGACTGGTCTATCAGTTCTGATTTCAGTCTCTCCCCCCAGCCCGAGGGGGGGCCACGCCGGTGCACCACCGTGACCCAGGTCCACTCCTGCTGCGCCGTTTCCCCCCCATGGTCCTACCCCCTGTCCTTGGCGCTCCGCCTCCGGGGGGCCCCTCCCTCTGAGCCGGGGGCCGTCCCAACAGAAGGAAGTCCTGGGACATCGACCCCGTCGCCGGAACGATGGTCCCGCCTCCCTGAGCCGCTGCCCCTCAcctgcccctccccccacagGCACAGGTGAGATACCAGGCGattggccccgcccaccagcgGAGCTGACCCTCTGCTCCTCCTACAGGTGGAGGGGCGAGGACCTCCCCCCCAGGGAAGAGCAGTCGCCCCCAGACGTCCCCTCGGAACTGGTGAGGGTCATGTGGTGTCACGGCGCCACCTACAGGTGAGtccagcagctgattggaccCCCCCTGAGGTCAGCTGTTGATTTGTCTCAGGCACAATAAAATGGGtcggttgccatggttacacCCATCTTTCCTGATTGGTCACTGACCCCACCTGCCACAGGTGCACCTCAGCGTCAGCTCACCTGACCTACCTGTGTGTCCTGTAGGGCACTGGGCGGGGCCTGTAGGCCAGTGGGCGGGGCCGTGCCCGTCGTGGAGGTGTCCCCTGGAGACGGGTCGCTCATCCGGTCTGACGGCGTCGACTCCTACTTCATCCATCACAAGGCGGGGGGGAAGGGGTCGGCCCAGGTAGGGTCCACTCTGCTAGCATGTGGCTAGAAgttaaggtcaaaggtcaccaacTGTTTACCTgccaggtgaaggaggaggtgacCTACCATCTGAAGAACCTCCCACCAGACCGACCGGGACAGCTGTTCTCTGTTAGCACCGCCGTTAGCCGCGctagcaggtgtgtgtgtgtgtggggggggggtgtatgtgtgtgtgtgtgtgtgtgtttgtgtgtgtgtatgtgggtgtgtgtctgtgtgtgtgtgtgtgtgtatgtgggtgtgtgtaagagtgtgtgtgagtgtgtgtgtgtgtgtatgtgggtgtgtgtaagagtgtgtgtgagtgtgtgtgtgtgtgtatgtgggtgtgtgtgagagagtgagtgtgtgtgtgtgtgtgtgtgtgtgtaagtgggtgtgtgtgtgtgtgtggacacatgTAATCTATACATGTAGACAGAATAACTGATGGACTGATGAATCACTAGATTGACTGATCAATGGATTGATTGATCGTTTGATTGACTGATAGATCTATGGATTGATTATCTGTATTGATCTTCTCTCCAGGCTCCTGTCCTGTTACCTGGGGGCCCAGCGGTCCCTGAATCTctcagccaatcccagctgCTTACAAGAGGTCAGCCAATCGGAACgcggtgacctttgacctcctgttGTCTCCAGCTCTTCTGATGTCTGACTTGTTTCCAGGTCGGGTCGTCGTGTGAATCCCCCCCACCTGAAGCCAGCGGGTCACCGGAGCAGCGGTCCAGGGTCCAGCAGACGAACCACCGGTGAGTTCCTGTTCCTGTGCCCTAAAGACTGGGGCCCCCCAACGTCACCCCGTTAATGTTTAAAGGCTGGAGCCCCCCCCAACGTCACCCCGTTAATGTTTAAAGGCTGGAGCCCCCCCCAACGTCACCCCGTTAATGTTTAAAGGCTGGAGCCCCCCCCAACGTCACCCCGTTAATGTTTAAAGGCTGGAGCCCCCCCCAACGTCACCCCGTTAATGTTTAAAGGCTGGAGCCCCCCCCAACGTCACCCCGTTAATGTTTAAAGGCTGGAGCCCCCCCCAACGTCACCCCGTTAATGTTTAAAGGCTGGAGCCCCCCCCAACGTCACCCCGTTAATGTTTAAAGGCTGGAGCCCCCCCCAACGTCACCCCGTTAATGTTTAAAGGCTGGAGCCCCCCCCAACGTCACCCCGTTAATGTTTAAAGGCTGGAGCCCCCCCAACGTCACCCCGTTAATGTTTAAAGGCTGGAGCCCCCCCCAACGTCACCCCGTTAATGTTTAAAGGCTGGAGCCCCCCCCAACGTCACCCCGTTAATGTTTAAAGGCTGGAGCCCCCCCCAACGTCACCCCGTTAATGTTTAAAGGCTGGAGCCCCCCCAACGTCACCCCGTTAATGTTTAAAGGCTGGAGCCCCCCCCAACGTCACCCCGTTAATGTTTAAAGGCTGGAGCCCCCCCCAACGTCACCCCGTTAATGTTTAAAGGCTGGAGCCCCCCCCAACGTCACCCCGTTAATGTTTAAAGGCTGGAGCCCCCCCAACGTCACCCCGTTAATGTTTAAAGGCTGGAGCCCCCCCCAACGTCACCCCGTTAATGTTTAAAGGCTGGAGCCCCCCCCAACGTCACCCCGTTAATGTTTAAAGGCTGGAGCCCCCCTACGTCGCCCTGCTAATGCTGTTCTGGTGCAGGTCGGGCGTCGTCGCTGCAGAGCTGGAGAAGATCCGACGTTTCACCTGTATCCTTAAACCAGTAAGAGGAGGCCACGCCCTCTGAGCCTGACCCCGTTACCAAACGACCCTCTGGGGGGGGTTACTTTTCATTCTACATAAgaaaatgatataaaaacattttctatatCTGATGGACCAAGAACTAAAATCACTGATCAGTTAGTCTGACTGGGAGGGTCCagtaggccccgcccacacgaccacagtaatgtcagtactactgtaaatactacagtaatgtcattactactgtaaatactacagtaatgtcattactactgtaaatactacagtaatgtcagtactactctaaatactacagtaatgtcagtactactctaaatactacagtaatgtcagtactactgtaaatactacagtaatgtcagtactactgtaaatactacagtaacgtcattactactgtaaatactacagtaacgtcattactactgtaaatactacagtaatgtcagtactactgtaaatactacagtaacgtcagtactactgtaaatactacagtaacgtcagtactactgtaaatactacagtaatgtcagtactactgtaaatactacagtaacgtcagtactactgtaaatactacagtaacgtcagtactactgtaaatactacagtaatgtcagtactactgtactacagtaatgtcagtactactgtaaatactacagtaacgtcagtactactgtaaatactacagtaatgtcagtactactgtaaatactacagtaatgtcagtactactgtaaatactacagtaacgtcagtactactgtaaatactacagtaacgtcagtactactgtaaatactacagtaacgtcagtactactgtaaatactacagtaatgtcagtactactgtaaatactacagtaatgtcagtactactgtaaatactacagtaatgtcagtactactgtaaatactacagtaatgtcagtactactgtaaatactacagtaacgTCAGTACttctgtaaatactacagtaacgtcagtactactgtaaatactacagtaatgtcagtactactgtaaatactacagtaatgtcagtactactgtaaatactacagtaatgtcagtactactgtaaatactacagtaatgtcagtactactgtaaatactacagtaacgtcagtactactgtaaatactacaggacattaaaacaacccATAATAATAAAGTCCCTCAGACTTTAACCCCCCGGCTCGTGGACCGGTTCTGGTACTGGTtccagtctgtgggtcagtcggtaccgagctgaggaagaggagcgtgCTCCTTAACGTCCTGGATCAGTTCTGCTGGAGAACAACCACCTGCTGAGAGGGGGGGAACCTGCAGGGGCAGGAATCGGCCCAGCAGGGGGCCCTGAGGTGCCGGAGGAGGACTTCATCGCTGACGTTCTCCAGAGAACGTCCAGAACCATCCAGGACATCGATGCTCTCCTGTCTGCAGCCTCACTgacctgatgaagaggagcagaccctgatgaagaggagcagaccctgatgaagaggagcagaccctgatgaagaggagcagaccctgatgaagaggagcagaccctgatgaagaggagctggacTGTCGGGTGACTGAATAAAGAAGTTTAATGTGTGacgaaaataaatgtgtgtttgtgtggaagcTGGCtgtcaacaaattaaaataaacaagtaaataaactGAGTGAAGGCCTGATGGGAATGTTCTTGAGACTATAGTGCCCcctttgggtggggggggcacaaacagtaaaaacaagGACAAATAAACCTGGTGGTCCActcagagtgagtgtgtgtgtgtgtgtgtgtgtgtgtgtgtgtgtgtgtgtgtgtgtgtgtgtgtgtgtgtgtgatgcatttCCTTTCTCGTGCTTGTTTTTTGAATCTGTGTCGTCACAGATcgtgttttgttcttttaattcTATTTCCGGTCCCTCTCCGTCTCTATTAATAGCCGTTTCCACGCAGCCCGTCAGGCTGACTCCAGGTCAGCTCTGCCCCGCCCCCTTGCGGCCCCGCGGCAGACTCCAGGAGGTCGAACTGATCTCAGGTCTGCCGCGGGATGTCTTCACAAACTCCGTTGTCTGTACTCTCGCGAGACTCCGCGAAGTTTCCGGTGTTGTGTATGTTCCTGGAAACATGGCGGCCAGCTTCCGCGGCCGTCCTATTCGTAGTCTTCGGATGCGAGGTAAGCCTGCAAACGCGGGTGGGTGGCGGCGGCTCCGGCGGGGTTCCGCCCGCTGCGGGTGTCGTGTTGTGGGGTGACCGAGCCGCGGGCCCTCACCGTGtccgtggtgtgtgtgtgtgacagggcGGAACGACAGCGGGGAGGAGAACGTACCGCTGGACCTGAGCAGAGGTAAGCCGAGCCGTCATCCCCCCACAGCGGTGATTGTCCCGGGGAAGAGGAGCCGCCCGCGGCCGGCGGCCCCGGGGGGCCCACACCAGGCGGCCCGCCCGGCAGTCGTCACGTCACGCCCGTCACTCGGTCGCGTTCGCCCGGTGTTTCTCCTACTAACACCGCTAGCTGCGCTAGCGCGGCTAGCGCCGAGACGGTAGCATTGCTAGCTAACTAACTAGCCGGTTAGCGCTAGCTAGCTGCCGCGGCTAACCGCCGTGACGCTGCAGTGGTGTCGAGATTCACCGGACCGGTACCGGCCGGAGGCGCCGGGCCCCCAGCCTGTTAGCGGGGCGGCTAGCAGCTAGCTCCGGGTGTCGCGCACCGGCTCCGTCTCTGGACCCAGACGCCGGTTCGTTCGGGTCCAGTGGGGTCAGAGAACCGGACGGAGGATGGATCAGCTGAGGGGTAGTGGTTCCTGCTCCCGGTGGGACGTGATGGCggctggggtcaaaggtcgaaCCTCACGAAGCCCGGAGGTTCTTCTGAAAAGTTCTGTCAGCTGTTTAACCTGCTGGGGGACTCAAAGAAGAGGAGAACCTCCTGATCCTCAGAGGAGAACCTCCTGATCCTCAGAGGAGAACCTCCTGATCCTCAGAGGAGAACCTCCTGATCTTCTGCCTGGAGTCACAAACAAATGTTGATTTCATTGTCATTCCAGTAGGAGTCGATGTTCTCCTGGACAGACAGTCTCCAGACTGTTTCTCCTGCTTTTAAGTAGTTAGATTCTGAAGTTAATCCTGAAGCTCCTCTAGAAAGCGTTCCAGTGTTCTCCTCCACGTGGACCTGGTGGAGGAACGTTCTCATGGTGGGACGTCTCCTGGGGGCCGGGGCCCAGCTGACCCGTGTTTGGACTGCACACACTCCCTCAGTCGGACCGGCCACCTCCTTCCTGC
Encoded proteins:
- the c3h5orf34 gene encoding uncharacterized protein C5orf34 homolog isoform X2, coding for MMDTGAGLMLLYEDESVDVRYGTGARLQLSPCGSEFLLEAPTGPPGHPRERVRQRTRFTVSAYKDQVLSALAFRNRHAARPYLPEELVPPHQNQPSLCLDPEVVWPGGWSCDAQTGPGGETTVKAEGGRAELTLSPSGEEFSVRFTCGLSRQQPEGGPRRCTTVTQVHSCCAVSPPWSYPLSLALRLRGAPPSEPGAVPTEGSPGTSTPSPERWSRLPEPLPLTCPSPHRHRWRGEDLPPREEQSPPDVPSELVRVMWCHGATYRALGGACRPVGGAVPVVEVSPGDGSLIRSDGVDSYFIHHKAGGKGSAQVKEEVTYHLKNLPPDRPGQLFSVSTAVSRASRLLSCYLGAQRSLNLSANPSCLQEVGSSCESPPPEASGSPEQRSRVQQTNHRSGVVAAELEKIRRFTFLLENNHLLRGGEPAGAGIGPAGGPEVPEEDFIADVLQRTSRTIQDIDALLSAASLT
- the c3h5orf34 gene encoding uncharacterized protein C5orf34 homolog isoform X1, giving the protein MMDTGAGLMLLYEDESVDVRYGTGARLQLSPCGSEFLLEAPTGPPGHPRERVRQRTRFTVSAYKDQVLSALAFRNRHAARPYLPEELVPPHQNQPSLCLDPEVVWPGGWSCDAQTGPGGETTVKAEGGRAELTLSPSGEEFSVRFTCGLSRQQVGVSIRPPGGDWSISSDFSLSPQPEGGPRRCTTVTQVHSCCAVSPPWSYPLSLALRLRGAPPSEPGAVPTEGSPGTSTPSPERWSRLPEPLPLTCPSPHRHRWRGEDLPPREEQSPPDVPSELVRVMWCHGATYRALGGACRPVGGAVPVVEVSPGDGSLIRSDGVDSYFIHHKAGGKGSAQVKEEVTYHLKNLPPDRPGQLFSVSTAVSRASRLLSCYLGAQRSLNLSANPSCLQEVGSSCESPPPEASGSPEQRSRVQQTNHRSGVVAAELEKIRRFTFLLENNHLLRGGEPAGAGIGPAGGPEVPEEDFIADVLQRTSRTIQDIDALLSAASLT